The following coding sequences are from one Leclercia sp. AS011 window:
- the kdgT gene encoding 2-keto-3-deoxygluconate transporter, which produces MKIKAAIERIPGGMMLVPLVLGAILNTLAPNTGAYFGGFTKGMITGTVPILAVWFFCIGASINLRATGTVLRKSGTLVITKIAVAWVVAMICAMFIPENGIQTGFFAGLSVLAIVSAMDMTNGGLYASLMNQYGTKEESGAFVLMSLESGPLMTMLILGSAGLASFEPHHFVGAVLPFLIGFALGNLDHDLRDFFSKATPVLIPFFGFALGNTINLNVILDTGLLGIVLGVAVIIITGIPLIIADRVIGGGNGTAGVAASSAAGAAVANPVIIAQINPAFEPVAASATALVAASVIVTAILVPIITALYARRFGQVPANNAEQTPVESLHH; this is translated from the coding sequence ATGAAGATTAAAGCCGCGATTGAACGTATCCCCGGGGGGATGATGCTGGTTCCGCTGGTGCTGGGTGCAATTTTAAATACCTTAGCCCCTAATACCGGAGCCTATTTTGGTGGATTCACCAAAGGCATGATTACCGGGACAGTACCGATTCTGGCGGTATGGTTCTTCTGTATCGGCGCCTCCATTAATTTACGGGCAACGGGCACCGTATTACGTAAATCCGGTACGCTGGTGATTACCAAAATTGCCGTGGCCTGGGTAGTGGCGATGATTTGCGCCATGTTTATCCCGGAAAATGGTATTCAGACCGGCTTCTTCGCTGGCCTCTCCGTGCTGGCGATTGTCTCTGCGATGGACATGACCAACGGCGGTCTGTACGCCAGCCTGATGAACCAGTACGGCACCAAAGAAGAGTCCGGCGCCTTCGTGCTGATGTCTCTGGAATCCGGCCCGCTGATGACCATGCTGATCCTCGGCTCCGCCGGTCTGGCCTCCTTTGAACCCCACCACTTTGTCGGCGCCGTCCTGCCGTTCCTGATCGGTTTTGCCCTCGGCAACCTCGACCACGATCTGCGTGACTTCTTCAGCAAAGCCACCCCGGTGCTGATCCCGTTCTTCGGCTTCGCGCTGGGTAACACCATCAACCTGAACGTGATTCTGGATACCGGCCTGCTGGGTATCGTGCTGGGTGTGGCGGTTATCATCATCACCGGTATTCCGCTGATTATTGCCGACCGTGTTATCGGTGGAGGGAATGGTACTGCGGGTGTCGCCGCCTCGTCCGCAGCGGGTGCTGCTGTAGCGAACCCGGTCATTATCGCCCAGATTAACCCGGCGTTCGAACCGGTTGCCGCTTCCGCCACCGCGCTGGTTGCTGCAAGCGTCATCGTCACCGCGATTCTGGTTCCGATTATTACCGCGCTGTATGCCAGACGCTTCGGTCAGGTCCCGGCGAATAATGCGGAACAGACGCCGGTTGAATCACTGCATCACTAA
- a CDS encoding diguanylate cyclase regulator RdcB family protein, with protein MTKHLLDGPGRTLECIHPKFMVDLVQGADAQRHTSVGSQQQHFRERLTQEIMAQAQLRQWAMGGMFSENAVLRLGLAEKLAGMVDPGHLALTRMTQTLTTLRQQANLRNQPPIGLVHQYEILSAHFHQRAQFKEKALTQRGLTVQAGVHSEQIFTRWRAGHYDGWSLAGRGYVVLEELRWGAFGDACRLANADVSAMLKDNLCSMVANYLAQGINAAPATRHFYHQWLTTPSTPGIIDHKDMLGWLGDWCDADRHPVCWSVTQSWQNVALGMPRLCSAARLAKAMVDEVFGE; from the coding sequence ATGACAAAACACTTACTGGACGGTCCCGGGCGGACGCTGGAATGTATTCATCCTAAATTTATGGTCGATCTGGTGCAGGGGGCTGACGCGCAGCGTCACACCTCTGTAGGGTCGCAACAGCAGCACTTTCGTGAACGTTTAACCCAGGAGATCATGGCGCAGGCTCAGCTTCGCCAGTGGGCGATGGGGGGAATGTTCAGCGAAAATGCTGTGCTGCGGCTCGGGCTGGCGGAGAAGCTGGCGGGCATGGTGGATCCCGGCCATCTGGCGTTGACCCGCATGACCCAGACCCTGACCACGCTGCGCCAGCAGGCTAATCTGCGTAACCAACCCCCCATTGGGCTGGTGCATCAGTATGAAATCCTCTCCGCGCATTTCCATCAACGCGCCCAGTTTAAAGAGAAGGCGTTAACCCAGCGCGGGTTAACGGTGCAGGCAGGCGTTCACAGCGAACAGATTTTTACCCGCTGGCGGGCCGGGCACTATGACGGCTGGTCGCTGGCCGGTCGCGGCTATGTGGTGCTGGAGGAGCTGCGCTGGGGGGCGTTCGGCGACGCCTGTCGGCTGGCGAATGCCGATGTCAGCGCCATGCTCAAAGATAACCTGTGCAGCATGGTGGCGAACTACCTGGCGCAGGGGATCAATGCCGCGCCTGCGACCCGCCATTTTTACCATCAGTGGCTGACCACGCCCAGTACGCCGGGGATTATCGATCATAAAGATATGCTTGGCTGGCTGGGGGACTGGTGTGATGCCGACCGGCATCCGGTGTGTTGGTCAGTGACGCAGAGCTGGCAGAACGTGGCGCTGGGGATGCCGAGACTCTGTTCGGCGGCCAGGCTGGCAAAAGCGATGGTGGACGAGGTGTTTGGGGAGTAA
- the crfC gene encoding clamp-binding protein CrfC yields MHTQTIFELSQEAERLLQLSLQNLEALSAMPAAMLDSATSAITGETSNVLPLHFSARGLEAQQSMLNNELRKITRLEMVLAIVGTMKAGKSTTINAIVGTEVLPNRNRPMTALPTLIRHTPGQKEPVLHFSHVAPIDTLIKQMQKKLANYDRGKLAQQLEIDKDMNALLGRIEAGEAFEKHYLGAQPIFICLKNLNDLVRLSQALGTEFPFPAYAAIENIPVIEVEFVHLAGLDGHLGQLTLLDTPGPNEAGQPHLQKMLTEQLARASAVLAVMDYTQLKSISDAEVRLAISAVGKSVPLYALVNKFDQKDRNSDDEEQIRAMISGTLMKGHISPGQIFPVSSMWGYLANRARHELEMHGKLPDHQEQRWVQDFAEAALGRRWRTADLDDIEHVRHSADLLWEDSLFEQPIRKLIHAAYANASLYALRSASHKLLNYAQNAREYLDFRYQGLTVAFDELQHNITRLEEDMALLHSRQATVSDEVRHEVSQALSATDLFLTSQQNEIKLAISHVFNPDNMFDLAGFDPHKQRADATATPGQLVLDDEGQAQILLSKIRSSCEMVMLDAQAKIGRELGLRFDQLETTLARSLNDAMRPIETRIKEELSHAGFRARISFPAFQANQLNFNTRGLFSDAIAQESEPAGQSQGAGSALRETVSRWLNNPGWGWEDYVMTRTRYVINVSQLHEKFNQHIDHFCEQIRKALRAQVDVSVTAGMATFFAEFSLCLAGLQESLRDSLAVRQQNEHATRALSQLLQQCITTATWIQEDTRLLRDDIQTLFAAEQP; encoded by the coding sequence ATGCACACACAAACTATATTTGAATTGAGCCAGGAAGCCGAAAGGCTGTTGCAGCTCTCATTGCAGAATCTTGAGGCGCTGAGCGCCATGCCTGCCGCGATGCTGGACAGTGCCACCTCGGCGATTACTGGTGAAACCAGCAATGTCTTACCCCTGCATTTTAGTGCCCGTGGCTTAGAGGCGCAGCAGTCGATGCTCAATAATGAGCTGCGCAAAATTACCCGCCTGGAGATGGTGCTGGCGATCGTGGGCACCATGAAAGCCGGGAAATCCACAACCATCAACGCTATCGTGGGCACCGAAGTGTTGCCCAATCGCAACCGCCCGATGACCGCGTTGCCGACGCTGATCCGCCACACGCCCGGCCAGAAAGAGCCGGTGCTGCATTTTTCTCACGTCGCGCCCATTGATACCTTAATTAAGCAGATGCAGAAGAAGCTCGCCAATTACGATCGCGGCAAGCTGGCGCAGCAGCTGGAAATTGACAAAGACATGAATGCGCTGCTCGGGCGCATTGAAGCCGGCGAAGCATTTGAAAAACATTATCTGGGTGCTCAGCCGATATTTATCTGTTTAAAAAACCTCAATGATTTAGTGCGGCTCTCCCAGGCGCTGGGCACAGAATTTCCGTTCCCGGCCTATGCCGCGATCGAGAATATCCCGGTTATTGAGGTGGAGTTTGTCCATCTGGCCGGGCTGGATGGGCATCTGGGGCAATTAACCCTGCTGGATACCCCGGGGCCGAACGAGGCCGGACAGCCGCATCTGCAAAAAATGCTCACCGAGCAGCTTGCCCGCGCGTCGGCGGTGCTGGCGGTGATGGACTATACCCAGCTGAAGTCGATCTCGGATGCCGAAGTGCGGCTGGCCATCTCCGCCGTCGGTAAGTCGGTGCCACTGTACGCGCTGGTCAATAAGTTCGATCAGAAAGACCGCAACAGCGATGATGAAGAGCAGATCCGGGCGATGATCTCCGGCACCCTGATGAAGGGCCATATCTCCCCGGGGCAGATCTTCCCGGTCTCGTCGATGTGGGGATACCTGGCGAACCGGGCGCGCCACGAACTGGAGATGCACGGCAAGTTGCCCGATCACCAGGAGCAGCGCTGGGTGCAGGACTTCGCCGAAGCCGCGCTGGGCCGCCGCTGGCGCACTGCCGATCTGGATGATATTGAACACGTTCGCCACTCTGCCGACCTGCTGTGGGAGGACTCCCTGTTTGAGCAGCCGATCCGCAAGCTGATCCACGCCGCCTACGCCAACGCCTCGCTGTACGCGTTACGCTCCGCGTCGCATAAGCTGTTGAACTACGCCCAGAACGCCCGCGAGTACCTGGATTTCCGCTATCAGGGGCTGACGGTGGCCTTCGACGAGTTGCAGCACAATATTACCCGTCTGGAAGAGGACATGGCGCTGCTTCACTCCCGTCAGGCGACGGTGAGCGATGAGGTACGGCATGAGGTGAGCCAGGCCCTGAGCGCCACGGACCTGTTTCTCACCTCCCAGCAGAACGAGATCAAACTCGCCATTTCGCATGTCTTTAATCCCGACAATATGTTCGATCTGGCGGGGTTTGATCCGCATAAACAGCGTGCTGATGCCACGGCAACGCCCGGTCAACTGGTGCTGGACGATGAAGGCCAGGCGCAGATCCTGCTGAGTAAAATCCGCTCCTCCTGCGAGATGGTCATGCTGGATGCGCAGGCAAAAATCGGTCGGGAACTGGGGCTGCGTTTCGACCAGCTGGAGACTACGCTGGCGCGGTCGCTGAACGACGCCATGCGCCCGATTGAAACGCGCATTAAAGAAGAGTTGAGCCATGCTGGTTTCCGGGCGCGGATCAGCTTCCCGGCGTTTCAGGCCAACCAGCTTAACTTTAATACCCGGGGGCTGTTCAGCGATGCCATCGCCCAGGAGAGTGAGCCTGCCGGTCAGTCCCAGGGTGCCGGCAGCGCCCTGCGCGAGACGGTCTCCCGCTGGTTGAACAATCCGGGCTGGGGCTGGGAAGATTATGTGATGACGCGGACGCGGTATGTTATCAACGTGTCACAGCTTCATGAGAAATTTAATCAGCATATCGATCACTTTTGTGAACAAATCCGTAAAGCTTTGCGCGCCCAGGTCGATGTCTCTGTTACAGCAGGTATGGCGACATTCTTTGCAGAATTCTCCTTATGCCTGGCAGGGTTACAGGAAAGCTTGCGTGATAGCCTCGCGGTGCGTCAGCAGAATGAGCATGCCACACGTGCGCTCAGCCAGCTGTTGCAGCAATGTATTACGACTGCGACGTGGATTCAGGAAGACACCCGACTGTTACGCGATGATATTCAAACGCTATTCGCGGCAGAGCAACCATGA
- a CDS encoding zinc ribbon domain-containing protein YjdM, with protein sequence MSLPHCPKCSSEYTYEDNGIFICPECAYEWNNAEPAQESDELIVKDANGNLLADGDNVTVIKDLKVKGSSSMLKIGTKVKGIRLVEGDHNIDCKIDGFGPMKLKSEFVKKN encoded by the coding sequence ATGTCACTGCCACACTGTCCGAAATGCAGCTCTGAATATACCTACGAAGATAACGGGATATTCATTTGCCCGGAATGCGCTTACGAATGGAACAACGCAGAACCTGCGCAAGAGAGCGATGAACTGATCGTTAAAGATGCCAACGGCAACCTGCTGGCCGACGGCGATAACGTCACCGTTATCAAAGATCTGAAGGTCAAAGGCAGCTCGTCGATGCTGAAGATCGGGACCAAAGTCAAAGGCATCCGCCTGGTTGAAGGCGACCACAACATCGACTGCAAAATTGACGGCTTCGGCCCGATGAAGCTGAAATCCGAGTTCGTGAAAAAGAACTGA
- the yjdN gene encoding VOC family metalloprotein YjdN, translating to MPLSPYISFAGNCAEATAFYQQAVGAELLYKITYGEMPKDDNTEEGCPSGMSFPDSAIAHSNVRIAGSDIMMSDAQPGGGTPYAGFTLVLDTQDVAEGKRWFDNLAAGGNIEMAWQETFWAHGFGKVTDKYGVPWMINVVKQQ from the coding sequence ATGCCGTTAAGTCCCTACATCTCATTCGCCGGTAACTGCGCAGAGGCCACCGCCTTCTATCAGCAGGCCGTCGGCGCTGAACTCCTCTATAAAATCACCTATGGCGAAATGCCCAAAGACGACAACACCGAAGAGGGTTGCCCGTCCGGCATGTCGTTCCCGGACTCCGCTATCGCCCACTCCAACGTGCGCATCGCCGGCAGCGATATCATGATGAGTGACGCCCAGCCCGGCGGCGGAACCCCCTATGCTGGCTTTACCCTCGTGCTTGACACCCAGGACGTCGCCGAAGGCAAGCGCTGGTTCGATAACCTGGCCGCAGGCGGCAATATTGAAATGGCCTGGCAGGAGACCTTCTGGGCGCACGGCTTTGGCAAAGTCACCGATAAATACGGCGTACCCTGGATGATCAACGTCGTTAAACAGCAATGA
- the phnC gene encoding phosphonate ABC transporter ATP-binding protein — protein sequence MQTVIRVEKLSKTFHHNKALHAVDLTVRQGEMVALLGPSGSGKSTLLRHLSGLITCDKTPESHVELLGNTVQRAGRLASDIRKSRAQTGYIFQQFNLVNRLTVLENVLIGALGSTPFWRTCLRWFSPSQKQEALHALTRVGMAHFAHQRVSTLSGGQQQRVAIARALMQKAKIILADEPIASLDPESARIVMETLRDINQKDGITVVVTLHQVDYALRYCERIVALRQGHVFFDGASHQFDNERFDHLYRSINRVEENAQAA from the coding sequence ATGCAAACTGTCATCCGCGTCGAGAAACTGAGCAAGACCTTCCATCACAATAAGGCTCTGCATGCCGTTGATCTCACCGTCCGGCAGGGCGAAATGGTGGCGCTGCTGGGGCCATCCGGTTCAGGTAAATCCACCCTTCTGCGCCATTTGAGCGGGCTTATCACCTGCGATAAAACGCCGGAAAGCCACGTCGAGCTGCTGGGCAATACGGTGCAGCGCGCGGGTCGTCTGGCAAGCGATATCCGCAAGAGTCGCGCCCAGACGGGCTACATCTTCCAGCAGTTCAATCTGGTGAACCGCCTGACGGTGCTGGAGAACGTGCTGATTGGCGCGCTCGGCAGCACCCCGTTCTGGCGCACCTGTCTGCGCTGGTTCTCTCCTTCCCAGAAGCAAGAAGCGCTACACGCCCTGACCCGCGTGGGCATGGCCCACTTCGCCCACCAGCGCGTCTCCACCCTGTCCGGTGGACAGCAGCAGCGCGTCGCCATTGCCCGGGCGCTGATGCAGAAAGCCAAAATTATTCTCGCTGACGAACCCATTGCCTCGCTGGATCCGGAGTCCGCCCGCATCGTAATGGAAACCCTGCGCGACATTAACCAGAAAGACGGCATCACCGTGGTGGTGACGCTGCATCAGGTGGATTACGCCCTGCGCTACTGCGAGCGCATCGTCGCCCTGCGTCAGGGGCACGTGTTCTTTGATGGCGCGAGTCATCAGTTTGATAACGAACGTTTTGACCATCTCTATCGCAGCATTAACCGCGTCGAAGAGAACGCGCAGGCTGCTTAA